A single genomic interval of Helianthus annuus cultivar XRQ/B chromosome 13, HanXRQr2.0-SUNRISE, whole genome shotgun sequence harbors:
- the LOC110902350 gene encoding putative disease resistance protein RGA4 has translation MAETLANELLKVLVKKMTDEAFKRVARAHGIYNELKELKKTLSRIQDLLQDASQKEVTHKSVKEWLNALQHLAYDIDDVLDDVATEAMHRELTLQEPAASTSMVRKLIPSCCTNFSLTHRLSPKLDSINRELEKLEKRKTDIGLLKIDEKPRNTSRRSETSLPERDVVGREVEKEQLLKKLLGDDGSSQDNFSVLPIVGMGGVGKTTLARLLYNDTKVQRHFEPKAWVCVSDDFDIFKITDAILQDVTKENKEFKDLNQLQKALTEQLKDKRFLLVVDDVWSENYGDWENLVRPFLSCAPGSRIIMTTRKNRLLKQIGLHNVDRLESLSNEDALRLFAIHALGVDNFDSHTTLKPQGEGIVKKCGCLPLALKAIGRLLRMKTDREDWDEVLNSEIWDVEIGNATESGKDVENSDKIVPALRISYHELSADLKQLFAYCSLFPKDFLFDKEELVSLWMAEGFLNPSKSPERLGRECFDILLSRSFFQHAPNDESLFIMHDLMSDLATFVAGEFFLRFDNHMKTKTETLAKYRHMSFTREEYVGYQKFEAFKGAKSLRTFLGVSLSVGWGYYYLSSKILDDLLPELTLLRVLSLSHFKISEVPDSIGSLKHLRYLNLSRTNIKELPENVGNLYNLQTLIVSSCWNLTQLPKSFLNLKRLRHFDIRGTPLEKLPLGIGELESLQTLTKIIIEGDDGFAINELKGLTNLHGEVSIEGLHKVQSAKHAREANLSLKKITGLELQWVDVFDGSRMDTLEEEVLNELKPNSDTLKTLSVVSYGGTQISNWVGDRSFHELVNVSIRGCKKCTSLPPFGLLPSLKRLQIQGMDEVKIIGLELTGNDVNAFRSLEVLRFEDMSGWEGWSTINEGSAAVFPCLKELSIINCPQLINVSLQALPSLKVLEIERCGDGVLRSLFQVASSVTKLKISDVSGLTYEVWRGVIGYLKEVEELSIWGCDEIEYLWESETEASKLLVRLKELRLKYCSGLLSLEEKDEDDNFGSSTGLLSLRTLYVYSCSSIKRLCCPNSIESLDIDGCSDITDVYLPKEGGNKLKSLRIRNCDKLEGKINNTSMPMLETLHIYKWENLGSISELSNSTHLTSLDIMRCPHIVSLPELQLSNLTRLSISECESLVSLPELSNLTSLSIWTCESLESLPELKNLALLKDLKIRRCPGIDVSIHGGRWPPKLCSLTLEGLKKPISEWGDLNFPASLVDLTLGDEPDVSDFSQLSHLFPSALTELEIVRFDNLESLSTGLQHLTSLQHLEISNCPKLNDLPETLLPSLLSLVIDNCPKLKERCEGRGSHYWPRISHIPQIYII, from the coding sequence ATGGCTGAAACTCTTGCAAATGAACTCCTCAAAGTTCTTGTTAAGAAGATGACCGATGAAGCCTTCAAGCGTGTTGCTCGTGCTCATGGCATTTACAACGAGCTCAAGGAGTTGAAGAAGACACTCTCCAGAATCCAAGATCTACTTCAAGATGCCTCTCAGAAGGAGGTGACTCATAAATCTGTCAAAGAATGGCTGAATGCTCTCCAACACTTGGCTTACGATATCGACGACGTACTCGACGACGTGGCGACTGAAGCTATGCATCGTGAGCTCACCCTACAGGAGCCTGCAGCATCCACCAGCATGGTAAGAAAGCTCATCCCATCATGCTGTACAAATTTCTCACTAACTCATAGGCTGTCTCCCAAGTTAGATAGTATTAACAGAGAGTTAGAAAAGCTAGAAAAACGAAAAACGGATATAGGTTTGCTTAAGATAGATGAAAAGCCAAGAAATACTAGTAGAAGAAGCGAAACCTCTTTGCCAGAACGCGATGTTGTCGGAAGAGAAGTTGAGAAAGAGCAATTGCTTAAAAAGTTGTTGGGGGATGATGGGTCGTCTCAGGATAACTTTAGCGTCTTACCTATAGTTGGTATGGGTGGGGTTGGAAAAACCACTCTCGCTAGACTTTTGTATAATGATACAAAGGTGCAGCGTCACTTTGAACCCAAGGCATGGGTTTGTGTTTCAGATGATTTTGATATTTTCAAGATAACTGATGCTATCCTTCAAGATGTGACTAAAGAAAACAAGGAATTTAAAGATCTAAATCAGCTTCAAAAAGCTCTCACTGAGCAATTGAAGGACAAACGATTTCTCCTAGTAGTTGATGATGTGTGGAGTGAAAACTATGGGGATTGGGAAAACCTAGTTCGCCCATTTCTATCATGTGCTCCTGGAAGTAGGATAATCATGACAACTCGTAAGAATCGATTGCTCAAACAGATAGGTTTGCATAATGTAGACCGTCTCGAGAGTTTGTCGAATGAAGATGCATTGCGTTTATTTGCAATACATGCATTGGGGGTAGATAACTTCGACTCACACACGACACTTAAACCACAAGGTGAAGGTATTGTGAAAAAGTGTGGTTGTTTGCCTTTGGCTTTAAAGGCAATTGGAAGGCTTTTAAGGATGAAAACAGATAGAGAAGACTGGGATGAGGTGTTGAATAGCGAGATATGGGATGTAGAAATTGGTAATGCCACTGAAAGCGGTAAAGATGTGGAAAATAGTGATAAGATTGTTCCGGCACTTAGAATAAGCTACCATGAACTTTCTGCAGATTTGAAGCAGTTGTTTGCATACTGTTCCTTGTTCCCCAAAGACTTTTTGTTTGACAAGGAGGAGTTGGTATCATTGTGGATGGCAGAAGGGTTTTTGAACCCATCCAAGTCACCAGAACGCTTGGGCCGTGaatgttttgatattttattaTCAAGGTCATTTTTCCAACATGCACCTAATGATGAATCATTGTTTATCATGCATGATCTGATGAGTGACTTGGCCACTTTTGTTGCCGGAGAATTTTTTCTAAGGTTTGACAATCATATGAAGACAAAGACAGAAACTTTGGCAAAGTATCGCCATATGTCATTTACTCGCGAGGAGTATGTAGGTTACCAAAAGTTTGAGGCATTCAAAGGAGCCAAAAGCTTGAGAACTTTTTTAGGAGTATCTCTCAGTGTGGGTTGGGGCTATTATTACTTATCCTCTAAGATTTTGGATGACTTACTTCCAGAGTTAACATTGTTAAGGGTCCTTTCTTTGAGTCATTTTAAAATAAGTGAGGTACCGGATTCCATTGGTAGTTTGAAACACTTGCGGTATCTTAACTTATCTCGAACAAATATAAAAGAGTTACCGGAGAATGTTGGCAACCTTTATAATTTACAAACATTGATTGTTTCTAGTTGTTGGAACTTAACTCAGTTGCCTAAAAGCTTCTTAAATCTTAAAAGGTTACGACATTTTGACATAAGAGGTACTCCGTTGGAGAAGCTGCCATTGGGGATTGGTGAATTGGAAAGCCTTCAGACTCTCACCAAGATCATCATTGAAGGAGATGATGGCTTTGCAATAAATGAGCTCAAGGGATTAACAAATCTCCATGGGGAAGTTTCCATTGAGGGATTGCACAAAGTGCAAAGCGCAAAGCATGCACGGGAGGCGAACTTATCTCTAAAAAAGATTACTGGATTAGAGCTGCAATGGGTTGATGTGTTTGATGGCTCACGAATGGATACACTTGAAGAGGAAGTTCTCAATGAGCTGAAACCTAATAGTGATACGTTGAAAACGCTTTCAGTCGTGTCATACGGGGGAACACAAATTTCAAATTGGGTTGGTGATCGCTCTTTTCATGAGTTGGTTAATGTGTCAATACGTGGTTGTAAAAAATGCACATCTCTACCCCCATTTGGGTTGCTCCCTTCACTTAAGAGGTTGCAGATTCAAGGCATGGATGAGGTTAAAATCATAGGTTTGGAGTTAACCGGAAATGATGTTAACGCCTTCCGTTCACTTGAAGTTCTAAGATTTGAAGATATGTCTGGATGGGAGGGGTGGTCAACTATAAATGAGGGTTCAGCAGCAGTGTTTCCATGCCTTAAAGAGCTTTCTATAATCAATTGTCCACAATTGATTAATGTCTCACTTCAAGCACTGCCTTCACTCAAGGTTCTTGAAATTGAGAGATGTGGTGATGGTGTGTTGAGAAGTCTGTTTCAGGTAGCTTCATCAGTCACTAAATTGAAAATAAGTGATGTATCAGGGCTTACATATGAGGTGTGGAGAGGAGTTATAGggtatcttaaggaagttgaaGAATTAAGTATCTGGGGATGTGATGAAATAGAATACTTGTGGGAATCAGAAACAGAGGCAAGTAAGCTTCTTGTGAGATTAAAGGAATTGAGATTAAAGTATTGTTCAGGTTTGTTAAGTTTAGAAGAGAAAGATGAGGATGACAATTTTGGGAGCAGCACCGGCCTGTTATCTCTTAGAACTTTGTATGTATACTCTTGTAGTAGCATAAAGCGTTTATGCTGTCCAAATAGCATTGAGAGTTTGGATATTGATGGTTGTTCAGATATTACAGATGTCTACCTCCCAAAAGAAGGAGGGAATAAGCTCAAATCACTTCGTATAAGAaattgtgataaacttgaggGAAAAATCAACAACACAAGCATGCCAATGCTTGAAACCCTACATATTTATAAATGGGAAAATCTAGGATCAATCAGTGAATTGAGTAACTCCACTCACCTCACCAGCCTGGATATAATGCGATGCCCACATATTGTGTCACTTCCAGAGCTTCAGCTATCAAACCTCACCCGTTTGTCAATTTCTGAATGTGAAAGTCTGGTATCATTACCTGAGCTATCAAACCTCACCAGTTTGTCAATTTGGACATGTGAAAGTCTGGAGTCATTACCTGAGCTAAAGAATCTCGCCTTGTTAAAAGATCTGAAAATCAGAAGGTGTCCAGGTATTGATGTTTCCATTCATGGTGGGCGTTGGCCTCCCAAATTGTGCTCACTTACACTAGAAGGGTTGAAGAAGCCCATATCAGAGTGGGGGGATCTGAATTTCCCAGCTTCCCTTGTTGACCTGACGTTAGGGGATGAACCCGATGTGAGTGATTTTAGTCAATTGTCCCACCTTTTCCCTTCTGCTCTTACTGAACTGGAAATAGTAAGATTTGATAATCTGGAATCACTATCAACGGGACTCCAACACCTCACATCTCTTCAACATCTTGAAATTTCGAATTGCCCAAAGCTGAACGATTTACCAGAGACGCTGTTACCTTCACTTTTGAGTTTGGTCATTGACAATTGCCCAAAATTGAAAGAAAGGTGTGAAGGAAGAGGCTCCCACTACTGGCCCCGAATCTCTCATATCCCCCAAATCTACATAATATAA
- the LOC118485931 gene encoding uncharacterized protein LOC118485931 → MASAVSVTFRLNHPSQSHSLKSKPHFTFPFKPLLTFSPLHKHPKLQIAAKSTDVSKEDIPPASEPVAETDDFDKCRLEEKFADLNTGIYECRSCGYLYNEAAGDPSYPIAPRLPFDRVPDDWRSIYQCLRKLWMNSVTKLRDEFYLLQ, encoded by the coding sequence atggcttcagcagtatcggTGACATTTCGCCTGAATCACCCCTCCCAATCCCATTCTCTCAAATCAAAACCTCATTTCACCTTCCCTTTCAAACCCCTCCTCACCTTTTCCCCCTTACACAAACATCCAAAGCTCCAAATCGCCGCAAAATCTACTGATGTCTCCAAAGAAGACATACCACCGGCATCAGAACCCGTAGCTGAAACCGACGACTTCGATAAATGCAGGTTAGAGGAGAAATTCGCAGACCTAAACACCGGAATTTACGAGTGTCGGTCGTGCGGGTACTTGTACAACGAGGCCGCCGGCGACCCATCGTACCCGATAGCTCCAAGACTACCGTTCGACAGAGTGCCGGACGATTGGAGATCTATCTATCAATGTTTGAGGAAATTATGGATGAATTCAGTTACAAAATTAAGAGATGAATTCTATTTGCTACAATGA